A stretch of the Sphingobacterium thalpophilum genome encodes the following:
- a CDS encoding MlaE family ABC transporter permease encodes MIFHHIGAYLILLKSVFKKPEKGRIYWKETVLAMTDIGIGSLGLIVIISTFIGAVMTMQIAFQMVSDLIPNSIIGSINRDSNILELGPTISGLVLMGKIGSSISSQIGSMRVTEQIDALEIMGINAPGYLILPKILAGVTMIPMLVIIAIVCALVGGLVGGSLSGAVTPADYILGIQDSFNGFTVTVALVKAVVFGFIITSVSAYKGYKVKGGALEVGQASTEAVVVGCITILAADYVITALML; translated from the coding sequence ATGATTTTTCATCACATTGGCGCATATCTGATATTACTGAAATCGGTGTTTAAAAAGCCGGAGAAAGGGCGTATCTACTGGAAAGAGACTGTACTGGCCATGACCGACATCGGTATTGGTTCTTTAGGACTTATCGTGATCATCTCGACCTTTATCGGAGCTGTAATGACTATGCAGATTGCTTTTCAGATGGTGTCGGACCTTATTCCGAACTCCATCATTGGATCTATCAATAGAGATTCCAACATTTTAGAACTGGGGCCGACGATTTCGGGACTGGTTTTGATGGGAAAGATCGGCTCATCGATTTCCTCGCAGATCGGCTCCATGCGGGTTACCGAGCAGATAGATGCTTTGGAGATCATGGGGATCAACGCGCCGGGCTATCTGATATTGCCCAAAATATTGGCTGGTGTAACAATGATACCCATGCTGGTTATTATAGCGATTGTGTGTGCTCTGGTCGGCGGACTGGTCGGTGGGTCCCTTTCGGGGGCGGTAACGCCTGCAGATTATATCTTGGGTATCCAAGATAGTTTTAACGGCTTTACAGTAACGGTAGCATTGGTTAAGGCTGTCGTTTTTGGATTTATCATTACGTCTGTGTCGGCTTATAAGGGATATAAAGTGAAGGGGGGAGCGCTGGAGGTGGGGCAGGCCAGCACCGAGGCTGTTGTGGTGGGCTGTATTACTATTTTGGCAGCAGATTATGTGATTACAGCATTAATGCTTTAA
- a CDS encoding LiaI-LiaF-like domain-containing protein, with product MNTQRITTGITILFIGVILLLSQLNSISFNWVGIFKYWPLFIVLAGIRMLVPKDQQIGQFIAIGATVVILGFLTFVGLSTPKEPLLTHLLKNKGVNINVDDPNDKTNYTTQKLEVPLDTKIQRAKLNIDLGATALKNDSSTTTALFTAYNTSKEYLLGMTTQGDSPDKMNITLKGKFRDKDFNGKNNNTYIALNSNIIWNLNFDIGAIDAKLDLSPYKIEAIDIDAGATSLKLKLGQPMATTKVSMDTGASSVEIAIPKDAACRITSDNALSSTDYEGDFLKSDGFVKTTNYDTATHKFDFDINGGITSIKIRRY from the coding sequence ATGAATACACAACGTATAACAACCGGAATCACGATTCTTTTTATAGGAGTGATCTTATTATTGTCCCAGCTCAACAGTATTTCATTCAACTGGGTGGGCATTTTTAAGTATTGGCCACTGTTTATTGTGCTTGCCGGTATCCGTATGCTCGTCCCCAAAGATCAGCAGATAGGTCAGTTTATTGCCATTGGTGCTACAGTAGTCATTCTGGGCTTCCTGACTTTCGTCGGTCTTTCCACTCCCAAGGAGCCCCTGTTGACGCACTTGTTAAAAAATAAAGGTGTCAATATCAATGTGGACGACCCCAACGACAAAACGAACTATACGACACAAAAACTCGAGGTACCACTAGACACCAAAATTCAACGTGCAAAATTGAACATTGATCTCGGAGCGACTGCCCTGAAGAACGACAGCAGCACGACAACTGCACTTTTTACGGCGTACAACACCTCCAAGGAATACCTTTTGGGTATGACAACACAAGGAGACTCTCCTGATAAAATGAATATTACTTTAAAAGGCAAATTCAGAGACAAGGATTTTAACGGCAAAAACAACAATACATACATTGCGCTCAATTCCAATATCATTTGGAACCTGAATTTTGATATTGGCGCGATCGATGCCAAACTGGATCTTTCCCCATACAAAATAGAGGCGATAGACATCGACGCCGGAGCCACTAGCCTAAAACTTAAACTGGGACAGCCCATGGCGACCACCAAAGTCTCCATGGATACCGGAGCATCATCCGTCGAAATTGCCATCCCTAAGGACGCTGCATGCCGCATCACCAGCGACAATGCGCTCTCCTCAACGGATTATGAAGGTGACTTCTTAAAAAGTGACGGCTTTGTCAAAACCACCAATTACGATACGGCCACACATAAATTTGATTTTGACATCAATGGCGGCATAACATCGATAAAAATCAGAAGATATTAA
- the ispG gene encoding (E)-4-hydroxy-3-methylbut-2-enyl-diphosphate synthase, translating to MNTSNMLTLPGIYCNSKVDYSRWKTREIQIGDVPMGGDNPIRIQSMTTVDTMDTLGSVEQTIRMVEAGCEYVRITAPSIKEAQNLANIKNELRKRGYKVPLVADIHFTPNAAEVAARIVEKVRVNPGNYADKKRFDQLSYTEEAYKLELERIYTKFAPLVKICKENGTAMRIGTNHGSLSDRIMSHYGDTPEGMVESAMEFIRMCEDLSFYNLCISMKSSNPQVMVKAYRLLVEKMVSENMNYPLHLGVTEAGDGEDGRIKSAVGIGTLLEDGLGDTVRVSLTEEPEREAPVAIALVNRYSKRKKQLAGQRQPEIIQFSPDSSAQPYLSQEVNTFIGGSLVPRIVIDISNENLKDAQILAKVGYRYDMLLDKYHMGEQSVDFVYLGDNLPSFTMPANLKQVYNFTTWSTLKDITNIHPLYTLHEFVHATRKDRVLNMVKISNADLATAVFESLQLDNTVVFIVETDHIHGMADQRQFFRNLQDIGIDNPVIIKRTYPKEEFSGPVGDFMNPEEPTSKIQLYASTDMGALLIDGLGSGIWIDSPATALENIASLSFGILQATRSRISKTEYISCPSCGRTLFDLQETTQMIRSRTNHLKGLKIGIMGCIVNGPGEMADADYGYVGAGPDKVTLYRGQQVVKKNVSSAQALDELIKIIKDDGLWVDEEQE from the coding sequence ATGAACACAAGTAATATGTTGACTTTACCGGGAATCTACTGCAATTCCAAGGTAGATTATTCAAGATGGAAGACCAGGGAGATCCAGATTGGTGATGTCCCTATGGGCGGAGACAACCCTATCCGTATCCAAAGTATGACTACAGTGGACACGATGGACACCCTGGGATCTGTAGAGCAGACCATCCGGATGGTTGAAGCCGGCTGTGAATATGTTCGTATCACTGCGCCAAGCATCAAAGAAGCACAAAATTTAGCCAACATCAAAAATGAGCTCCGCAAGCGGGGGTATAAGGTGCCGTTGGTTGCCGATATCCATTTTACCCCGAATGCAGCTGAGGTAGCGGCACGTATCGTCGAAAAAGTACGTGTCAACCCAGGCAACTATGCCGATAAAAAGAGGTTTGATCAACTCTCTTATACAGAAGAGGCCTATAAACTCGAACTAGAACGTATCTATACCAAATTTGCACCTTTAGTCAAGATCTGTAAAGAAAATGGCACTGCAATGCGTATCGGGACCAACCACGGTTCGCTATCTGACCGGATCATGAGTCATTATGGTGACACCCCTGAAGGGATGGTGGAATCTGCCATGGAATTCATACGGATGTGTGAAGACCTCAGTTTCTATAACCTCTGTATTTCGATGAAATCGTCCAATCCTCAGGTCATGGTTAAGGCCTACCGCCTACTAGTTGAAAAGATGGTTTCTGAGAACATGAATTATCCACTACACCTGGGCGTGACCGAAGCGGGTGATGGTGAGGATGGTCGTATAAAATCGGCTGTCGGTATCGGAACCTTATTGGAGGATGGTCTGGGCGATACCGTACGGGTGTCTTTGACCGAAGAACCCGAGCGCGAGGCTCCGGTAGCTATTGCATTAGTCAATAGATATAGTAAACGCAAAAAGCAGCTGGCCGGGCAGCGGCAGCCGGAAATTATTCAGTTCTCACCGGATAGTTCTGCACAGCCTTATCTGAGCCAGGAGGTGAATACCTTTATCGGAGGCTCACTGGTACCACGCATCGTTATCGACATTTCCAATGAAAATCTAAAAGATGCCCAAATTCTCGCTAAAGTAGGCTATCGCTACGATATGCTTCTGGATAAATATCACATGGGCGAACAGTCAGTAGACTTCGTTTATCTGGGTGACAATTTGCCCTCATTTACCATGCCGGCAAATTTAAAGCAGGTTTATAATTTTACCACCTGGTCTACACTCAAGGATATAACAAATATACATCCCCTTTATACGTTGCATGAGTTTGTGCATGCAACACGAAAAGACCGGGTGCTCAACATGGTCAAGATCAGCAATGCGGATTTGGCAACAGCTGTATTTGAGTCTTTGCAGCTGGATAATACGGTTGTATTTATTGTCGAAACCGACCATATTCACGGAATGGCTGATCAACGGCAATTTTTCAGAAACCTACAAGATATTGGGATCGACAATCCTGTCATTATCAAAAGGACCTATCCCAAGGAAGAGTTCTCGGGACCTGTCGGTGATTTTATGAATCCCGAAGAGCCGACCTCCAAGATACAGCTCTATGCGTCTACCGACATGGGGGCACTACTGATTGACGGCCTGGGTTCAGGGATTTGGATCGATTCACCTGCCACAGCGCTGGAGAATATCGCCTCACTATCCTTCGGAATACTGCAGGCGACCCGTTCCAGAATATCAAAAACGGAATATATATCCTGCCCCAGCTGCGGCCGTACACTGTTTGACCTCCAAGAGACCACACAGATGATCCGAAGCAGGACCAACCATTTAAAAGGGCTGAAAATAGGGATCATGGGCTGTATCGTGAATGGCCCGGGCGAAATGGCAGACGCAGATTACGGTTATGTCGGTGCAGGACCGGACAAAGTCACATTATATCGTGGCCAGCAGGTCGTCAAAAAGAATGTCAGCTCTGCACAGGCCTTGGATGAGCTGATCAAAATCATTAAAGATGACGGACTATGGGTAGATGAAGAACAGGAATAA